One Deltaproteobacteria bacterium DNA segment encodes these proteins:
- a CDS encoding type II toxin-antitoxin system RelE/ParE family toxin: protein MQRRIEPIIECLGRCLVVAHAAGHCGEAAAREYLIELEREPNHRADLVKLMRLFSRLAETGSISNREHFRKVEGNIFEFKAFQRRVLGFFGNLPDGRRSFLLTNGCTKKRDDLPPEVIDRARRVMREWLEILESQR, encoded by the coding sequence TTGCAGCGAAGGATCGAGCCGATCATTGAATGTCTGGGACGCTGTCTGGTGGTGGCGCACGCCGCAGGCCATTGCGGCGAAGCCGCGGCGCGCGAATACCTGATTGAACTGGAACGCGAACCCAACCATCGGGCCGATCTGGTCAAGCTGATGAGACTTTTCTCGCGGTTGGCGGAAACAGGATCGATCTCAAATCGCGAGCATTTTCGCAAGGTTGAGGGAAATATTTTCGAATTCAAAGCATTCCAACGGCGGGTTTTGGGGTTTTTCGGAAACCTGCCGGACGGGCGGCGATCGTTTTTGTTGACGAATGGTTGCACGAAGAAGAGAGATGACCTGCCGCCCGAGGTCATCGACCGGGCTCGGCGCGTGATGCGCGAGTGGCTGGAAATCTTGGAGAGTCAGCGATGA
- a CDS encoding helix-turn-helix transcriptional regulator: MAGNLGESAMKTELERRLQNPEFTKLFVQEGLLIDVLEKISDWMDERGIKQVDLASRLGVSRSAVSQLLSGRDIAGRDMKLKTIADVAHALGAEPVFRLREVRSAEYAPAAETENVIELKNWGRGARLPIRIAIEGATDELAVEAVAENMA; this comes from the coding sequence GTGGCTGGAAATCTTGGAGAGTCAGCGATGAAGACGGAACTTGAGCGACGTTTGCAGAACCCCGAATTTACGAAGCTTTTCGTTCAGGAAGGACTGCTGATCGACGTTCTGGAGAAGATCAGCGATTGGATGGATGAACGAGGGATCAAGCAAGTTGATCTGGCGAGCCGGCTCGGGGTCAGCCGATCGGCGGTCAGTCAACTCCTGAGCGGGCGCGACATTGCCGGTCGGGACATGAAGCTCAAGACCATCGCCGACGTGGCGCACGCACTGGGGGCGGAACCCGTTTTCCGGCTTCGCGAGGTTCGCTCCGCCGAATACGCCCCCGCTGCGGAGACCGAGAATGTGATCGAACTGAAAAACTGGGGTCGCGGCGCCCGGCTTCCGATTCGAATCGCCATCGAAGGCGCAACCGACGAATTAGCCGTGGAAGCGGTCGCGGAGAATATGGCGTGA
- the dnaN gene encoding DNA polymerase III subunit beta: MEFVIAKDEFIHGLSRVQSVIEKRTTLPILANALLETKGDALRITATDLEVGVKGLHEAKVLDAGSITINAKKLFEIVRELPAGEVAVKVAANNSVEITSGRSRFRILGLPDEEYPILPDYENEKFEEIPASAIADMFEMVSHAVGADETRPYLNGVFLETGTLGDKSTLRAVATDGHRLAMCEKELPEGCGLSVKPGVIVPRKAVAELRKLVEGEDGNILIKVSERNVIVRKGAVLYIIRLIEGNFPDFSSVIPKNNQRVVTCARDDLHAALRRVAIMAEELGRGVRFSLAKKLLEVSCDNPNLGEAKEELTVGYDGEEFQIGFNARYFLDALAIIKDEDASLSFSDQHSPVLLRAPSEAGYQEVIMPMRL, encoded by the coding sequence ATGGAGTTCGTCATCGCCAAGGACGAGTTCATTCACGGCTTGTCCCGCGTTCAGAGCGTCATTGAGAAGCGCACCACGCTGCCGATTCTGGCGAATGCGCTGCTCGAGACCAAGGGCGATGCCCTGCGGATCACGGCCACCGATCTCGAGGTCGGCGTGAAGGGCCTTCACGAAGCGAAGGTCCTGGACGCCGGCTCCATCACGATCAACGCCAAGAAGCTCTTCGAGATCGTGCGCGAGCTTCCCGCCGGCGAGGTCGCCGTCAAGGTTGCGGCGAACAACTCGGTGGAGATCACAAGCGGGCGATCGCGCTTTCGCATCCTCGGTCTTCCCGACGAGGAGTACCCGATCCTGCCCGACTACGAAAACGAAAAGTTCGAGGAGATCCCCGCGTCGGCGATCGCGGACATGTTCGAGATGGTTTCGCACGCGGTGGGCGCCGATGAAACGCGGCCGTATCTCAACGGCGTTTTTCTCGAAACCGGCACGTTGGGCGACAAGTCGACGCTGCGCGCCGTGGCCACCGACGGTCATCGTCTCGCGATGTGCGAAAAAGAATTGCCCGAGGGCTGCGGCCTCTCCGTCAAACCCGGCGTCATCGTGCCGCGCAAAGCCGTCGCCGAACTGCGCAAGCTCGTCGAGGGCGAGGACGGCAACATCCTCATCAAGGTCTCCGAACGCAACGTCATCGTCCGCAAGGGCGCGGTGCTCTACATCATCCGATTGATCGAGGGAAACTTCCCCGATTTTTCCTCGGTGATTCCCAAAAACAATCAGCGCGTGGTGACCTGCGCGCGCGACGACCTGCACGCCGCGCTGCGCCGCGTGGCCATCATGGCCGAGGAACTCGGGCGCGGGGTGCGTTTTTCGCTCGCGAAAAAACTGCTCGAGGTCTCGTGCGACAATCCCAATCTCGGCGAAGCCAAGGAAGAGCTGACGGTCGGCTACGACGGTGAGGAATTCCAGATCGGATTCAACGCGCGATATTTCCTGGACGCGCTGGCGATCATCAAGGACGAGGACGCGAGCCTGTCGTTCTCGGATCAGCACTCGCCGGTGCTGCTGCGCGCGCCGTCGGAGGCGGGCTATCAGGAAGTCATCATGCCGATGCGGCTGTAG
- a CDS encoding four helix bundle protein, protein MPTSDNPKQKETSPRDIQTRSFDFALRIVTLYRYLQTTGGVARSLSTQILRSGTSIGANLEEACAGQSKADFISKCAISLKEARETHYWLRLLAASSAAPADRLGPLTQEADELIAILTTIVRNASSSKNRESKS, encoded by the coding sequence TTGCCGACGTCGGATAACCCGAAGCAAAAGGAAACTTCTCCGCGAGACATCCAGACTCGATCGTTCGATTTCGCGCTGCGGATCGTGACTTTGTATCGTTATCTGCAGACAACAGGCGGAGTCGCTCGTTCACTCTCCACGCAAATTCTCCGTTCGGGAACGTCGATTGGCGCAAATCTGGAAGAGGCTTGCGCTGGTCAAAGCAAAGCCGACTTCATATCCAAGTGCGCGATCTCGCTCAAGGAAGCCCGAGAGACACACTATTGGCTGAGACTATTGGCGGCGTCTTCCGCTGCGCCGGCCGATCGATTGGGACCGTTAACGCAGGAAGCCGACGAATTGATCGCGATTCTGACTACGATCGTTCGTAACGCCTCTTCGTCGAAAAATCGCGAGTCAAAGAGCTGA
- a CDS encoding response regulator, whose protein sequence is MRAEIADKLPDPPPRLPGDRRRSVRTILRRPMNGLRRARHAIVEDARDFASLRIGARIYIVLLVAAGAAATVAALAYPLRHEPNVALFIYFGFALVTALFVVKIPYTNVHFSVDTAFVFSILILFGLWPALIADMTGKLLLSLRGGKTGRLFKAPFNMASGGLAVFAAFLAFDQILPLAARLESSGYVVPILVMVGVYYIVNTASVAAGICFVTGDRYIPFWVKNFLPTGVGFLASGSIATLIIILDRAGGPLGFMVTIPFVGLVWFTQKMYLRKEEDARAYINGLESINRQLQTEIDERRRAEADRDRFEKQLLQAQKMEAMGRLAGGVAHDFNNLLTGILGYATMARDAFDDEHVGRGYATEVMKAANRAANLTRQLLAFSRRQEIQPRVLNFNSIIADAHKMLARIIGEDVAIDISPSDDLANVKADPGQIEQVLVNLLVNARDAMPGGGAVRVCTFNATLDEEYLRHHLGVAAGDYVVIEVADTGTGMDEETRKRIFEPFFTTKPVGKGTGLGLSTVYGIVQQNRGHIEVESAPGVGTTFRIYFPRAGSEIEERMEMASLSGLPGGTETILVVEDEDALRKLECLILTQRGYRVIEASNGQEALNLLRARKNDIDMILSDVVMPHMNGKELAARARMVRPGLPVVLMTGYTKDTIETYGITEGEIPVVAKPFTNEQLTHAVRNALDEAKAESDVA, encoded by the coding sequence GTGCGCGCCGAGATCGCCGACAAACTGCCGGATCCGCCGCCGAGATTGCCCGGGGACCGCCGGCGGTCCGTGCGGACGATCCTGCGCCGCCCCATGAACGGGCTGCGCCGGGCCCGGCACGCGATCGTCGAGGACGCGCGCGATTTCGCCTCCCTGCGCATCGGCGCACGCATCTACATCGTCCTGCTCGTGGCGGCGGGCGCGGCGGCCACCGTCGCCGCCCTTGCGTATCCCCTGCGCCACGAGCCCAACGTCGCTCTGTTCATCTACTTCGGCTTCGCCCTCGTCACGGCGCTCTTCGTCGTCAAGATTCCATACACCAACGTCCACTTCTCGGTGGACACGGCGTTCGTCTTCTCGATCCTGATCCTGTTCGGCCTGTGGCCCGCCCTGATCGCCGACATGACGGGCAAGCTGCTGCTCTCGTTGCGCGGCGGCAAGACCGGGCGGCTGTTCAAGGCGCCGTTCAATATGGCCTCGGGCGGGCTCGCGGTCTTCGCGGCGTTCCTGGCTTTCGACCAGATTCTCCCGCTGGCCGCGCGGCTCGAGAGCTCGGGCTACGTCGTCCCAATCCTCGTGATGGTCGGCGTTTATTACATCGTGAACACGGCGTCGGTGGCCGCGGGAATCTGTTTCGTCACCGGCGACCGCTACATCCCCTTCTGGGTGAAAAACTTCCTGCCCACGGGAGTGGGTTTCCTCGCCTCGGGGTCGATCGCGACGCTCATCATCATCCTCGACCGCGCCGGCGGCCCGCTGGGATTCATGGTCACCATCCCCTTCGTGGGCCTCGTCTGGTTCACGCAGAAGATGTACCTGCGCAAGGAAGAAGACGCCCGCGCCTACATCAACGGGCTGGAGAGCATCAACCGGCAGCTCCAGACGGAGATCGACGAGCGCCGCCGCGCCGAGGCCGACCGCGACCGGTTCGAAAAACAGCTCCTGCAGGCGCAGAAGATGGAGGCCATGGGCCGACTCGCCGGCGGCGTGGCGCACGACTTCAACAACCTGCTCACGGGCATCCTGGGCTATGCGACCATGGCCCGTGACGCCTTTGACGACGAGCACGTCGGCCGCGGCTACGCCACCGAGGTCATGAAGGCCGCCAACCGCGCCGCCAATCTCACGCGCCAGCTCCTCGCGTTCAGCCGGCGGCAGGAGATCCAGCCCCGCGTGCTGAACTTCAACTCCATCATCGCCGACGCGCACAAGATGCTCGCGCGCATCATCGGCGAGGATGTCGCCATCGACATCTCCCCCTCGGACGACCTCGCCAACGTCAAGGCCGATCCGGGCCAGATCGAACAGGTCCTCGTCAACCTGCTCGTCAACGCGCGCGACGCCATGCCCGGCGGTGGCGCGGTGCGCGTGTGCACGTTCAACGCGACGCTCGACGAGGAGTACCTGCGTCACCACCTCGGCGTGGCGGCGGGCGACTACGTGGTCATCGAGGTCGCCGACACCGGCACGGGCATGGACGAAGAAACGCGCAAGCGCATCTTCGAGCCGTTCTTCACCACCAAGCCGGTCGGCAAGGGCACGGGCCTCGGCCTGTCCACCGTGTACGGTATCGTGCAGCAGAACCGCGGGCACATCGAGGTCGAGTCCGCCCCCGGCGTCGGCACCACGTTCCGCATCTACTTCCCGCGCGCGGGCAGCGAGATCGAGGAACGCATGGAGATGGCGTCGCTGTCCGGCCTGCCGGGCGGAACCGAGACGATCCTCGTCGTCGAGGATGAAGACGCGCTGCGCAAGCTTGAATGCCTGATCCTCACGCAGCGCGGCTACCGCGTGATCGAAGCCTCGAACGGGCAGGAAGCGCTCAACCTGTTGCGCGCGCGTAAGAACGACATCGACATGATCCTGTCCGACGTGGTGATGCCGCACATGAACGGCAAGGAACTCGCCGCCCGCGCCCGCATGGTGCGGCCGGGCCTGCCGGTCGTGCTGATGACAGGTTATACGAAAGACACCATCGAGACCTACGGCATCACCGAGGGCGAGATCCCCGTGGTCGCCAAGCCGTTCACGAATGAGCAACTCACGCACGCCGTGCGTAATGCACTCGACGAGGCCAAGGCCGAATCCGACGTGGCGTGA